The segment GAAGAAAGAGCTTCGAAAAGTCCCTCTAATCCTCTGTCAGCCTCAACCACTTCCATGCCAACCAGACGGGCAATGCCTTTATACATGGGATAGGTGGCGATTGCGACGGGATTTATCTTATAGAGCTGAGATAAAGAAGGCATATGGGGAGCTTGTGAAAAACCTCTCAACAAACAACCGTTGGCCTGTTTTTCCTCCGCCAGCAACTCTCTAACCCTCTTTATAAATTCGTTCGCTACGCTCGCCATAAGACTTCCCCTTGAAGATGAAGGTTCTGCCCACCTCATAGGAAGACCATTCTTCTGGGGGTCGGCGTCCTCGACTTCCTCCGACAGGCCCTCACCGGAGAATACAGCCACGAATCTATGTTCTTCCCCAGGGTAAAGTTTTACTTTTACTCCCTTTATTTCCTCTATATTTTTCGAAAGAAAGGCTATTAGCTCCTTGTTTTTTTCCGAGGATATACGACCAGCCCTTCTGTCGACAATGACATCGTCGGGGCCCCAGGTCGAGAAGTTCCCCCTCACGCATACATCCTGTGGTGCTACTTGAGCCCCTACGCCCAAAGCTTCGAGGATTCCTCTTCCAATGCTAAAGTCCAAGGGATCATAGCCGAATAAGGCCAAATGCCCGGGACCGCTGCCCGGAGTAATCCCCGGTTCTACCATCTGCAGCAATCCGACTTCGCCCTTAGAGGCCAACTTATCAAGGTTAGGAGTCGAGGCGGCCTCTAACTCCGTTTTGCCGTTCTCCCCCGGCAAACCGCCTAGCCCGTCTATCACCAGTAATAATAGTTTTGTTTGGTTTTCCAGCACTAACTCGCTCAACAGATCTATTCTTTTCATGTGCCAAAGCCACCTCCTGCAATTTTCGTATCCTATGTTTGTTTATGATATTTTACACCAATTTTATTATTCATGACGGTGCGAGCAGCAAAAACTCTTTGAGCAGTCACTAGATTGCATGCTATAATATAACTATGTTTTGTGGCAGGACTAACAAAAGTAGGAGGCGAGAGATAATGAGCGTTTGGGAAAAGCTGTACAGCGAAAAGGTAAGCACTTTGAGGCCTTCGCCGATAAGGGAAATGCTGCACGTGATAAGGCAACCGGGAATGATCTCTTTTGCAGGCGGTAATCCCGACCCCCAAAGCTTTCCGGTGGACTTGTTCTATGAGTCTGCCAGTATTTTAAAAGAACAAGGAAAAGACGTGCTCCAATACGGAACCACTGAGGGATATCCTCCACTCAAAAGCTTTCTCTGTTCGTGGCTTAAACCCAGAATGGGCAGGGCCATCACGGAAGATGAACTTTTAATAACGACGGGATCCACTCAAGTGGTAGATCTCCTTTGTTGGGCAATTTTGGACAAGGGCGACTTGATCATAACGGAAGAGCCCACCTTCGTAGGGACTGCACTGACCATGCACAATCATGGCGCTCAATTTCTAACCATACCATGTGACGCCAATGGAATGCTTGTGGATCAGCTACCCGAAAAGATAGAAAAAGCCCTATCTCAGGGCAAGCGGATAAAGTTTATCTACACAATACCTAACTTCCACAACCCCCTTGGTTGCACTATGTCCTTAGAAAGAAGGAAGAAACTGGTCGAAATAGCCAACAGATACGGGATTGCCATTCTCGAAGACGACCCTTATGCATACATACGCTTTGAGGGCGAAGACCTGCCCACGCTCTTTTCATTAGATCAGTCCGGCCTTGTAGTCCATGCCTGCACTTTTTCCAAGATCCTGGCTCCCGGAACGCGCGTTGCTTGGGCTGTAGGCAACAAGGAAATAATAAGAAAAATGGCGATCTTCAAACAAGGCATCGATTTATGCTCAAGTGTAGTAGCCCAAGCGTTGGTATATGAATATTGCAGAAAGGGACACCTCGACAGCTACTTACCCAATATTGTTGATCATTATCGCAAAAAAAGAGACAACATGGAGGAATGTCTCAAAAAACACCTCCCCCTGGAAGAAGTTTCCTGGGTAAAGCCAATGGGAGGGTTTTTTTACTGGCTTGAGATGAAAAATTTAAAGACGGCCGATCTTTATAAGAAGGCCTTGCAAAAGAAGGTAGCTTTTGTGCCTGGCGAATCTTTTTACCCAAATCAAAACGGCGGCAAAAACTGCTTCAGAATGTGCTTCACCTTCGCTTCTCCAAGCGACATGGACGAAGGCATCAAACGTCTAGGAGAGGCTATGAAAGAGCTTTTGAAGTCCTAGCGAAAAACAACTGCCCTCTCTTTCTGTTCCAAGAAAGAAGAGGTATAATTGTACGATCTTTTGGACAAGGGAAAGAATAATTGGTGTTGGAAAAAAGTTTTTTAAACTTAGATGACACTATCGCATCTATATCTACAGCTTGGGGTGAGGCCGGAATAGCCATAGTAAGGCTTTCCGGCCCCCAAGCTCTTGATATTGCAGAAAAGGCATTTAGAGGAATCAAACCCCTTAAAGACACGCCCCCCAGATATATGCGAAACGGATTCTTACTCGACGAAAGAGGTGCCCCAATAGATGAGG is part of the Acetomicrobium thermoterrenum DSM 13490 genome and harbors:
- a CDS encoding aminotransferase-like domain-containing protein — translated: MSVWEKLYSEKVSTLRPSPIREMLHVIRQPGMISFAGGNPDPQSFPVDLFYESASILKEQGKDVLQYGTTEGYPPLKSFLCSWLKPRMGRAITEDELLITTGSTQVVDLLCWAILDKGDLIITEEPTFVGTALTMHNHGAQFLTIPCDANGMLVDQLPEKIEKALSQGKRIKFIYTIPNFHNPLGCTMSLERRKKLVEIANRYGIAILEDDPYAYIRFEGEDLPTLFSLDQSGLVVHACTFSKILAPGTRVAWAVGNKEIIRKMAIFKQGIDLCSSVVAQALVYEYCRKGHLDSYLPNIVDHYRKKRDNMEECLKKHLPLEEVSWVKPMGGFFYWLEMKNLKTADLYKKALQKKVAFVPGESFYPNQNGGKNCFRMCFTFASPSDMDEGIKRLGEAMKELLKS
- a CDS encoding 2,3-bisphosphoglycerate-independent phosphoglycerate mutase; this encodes MKRIDLLSELVLENQTKLLLLVIDGLGGLPGENGKTELEAASTPNLDKLASKGEVGLLQMVEPGITPGSGPGHLALFGYDPLDFSIGRGILEALGVGAQVAPQDVCVRGNFSTWGPDDVIVDRRAGRISSEKNKELIAFLSKNIEEIKGVKVKLYPGEEHRFVAVFSGEGLSEEVEDADPQKNGLPMRWAEPSSSRGSLMASVANEFIKRVRELLAEEKQANGCLLRGFSQAPHMPSLSQLYKINPVAIATYPMYKGIARLVGMEVVEADRGLEGLFEALSSQWDKYDFFYVHVKYSDSYGEDGNYDAKKEVLEKLDSLIPKVLELKPDVLVVTGDHSTPSQLKSHSWHPVPVLLVSPYVRHGNCSGFGERECAKGALGIMPAHYLMGLMLAHGLRLSKYGA